A genome region from Manihot esculenta cultivar AM560-2 chromosome 5, M.esculenta_v8, whole genome shotgun sequence includes the following:
- the LOC110615450 gene encoding rho GDP-dissociation inhibitor 1 gives MSAAIGTSSASKDNMGFNNGVEIEELMKKKIKNLKATGNEVEEEEEEDEEEEEEQEQESDSKLIKSVKQLDIGPQVSFKEHLEKDKDDDSLRRWKEQLLGRIDLASVGESKEAEVKKINLRISSPGREDVVLPISSITKSKRTLFTLKEGSHYRLFLSFTVSNNIVSGLKYITTVWKTGVRVDHRKVMLGTFGPRQEPYTYELEEETTPSGIFARGSYFAASKMVDDDGKCYLEVSYYFEIQKKWPSPP, from the exons ATGTCAGCTGCTATTGGAACTTCATCAGCATCCAAAGATAATATGGGATTCAACAATGGAGTCGAAATTGAAGAGCTTATGAAGAAGAAGATCAAGAACTTGAAGGCCACTGGCAATGAagttgaggaagaagaagaggaggatgaagaggaagaggaagagcaaGAGCAAGAGAGTGATTCCAAGCTCATCAAGAGTGTGAAACAATTGGATATTGGCCCTCAAGTTTCTTTCAAGGAGCATCTTGAAAAAGACAAG GATGATGACAGCTTAAGAAGATGGAAAGAGCAGCTCCTTGGAAGAATTGACTTAGCTTCTGTTGGAG AAAGCAAAGAAGCAgaagtaaagaaaataaatctGAGAATCTCAAGTCCAGGGAGGGAAGATGTAGTGTTGCCAATTTCATCAATTACCAAATCAAAGAGAACTCTTTTTACTCTCAAGGAAGGAAGCCATTATCGTCTCTTTTTATCCTTTACCGTTTCCAACAATATCGTCTCTGGCCTCAAGTATATCACTACTGTTTGGAAGACAGGCGTCAGAG TGGACCATAGAAAAGTGATGCTGGGAACATTCGGGCCGAGGCAAGAGCCCTATACTTATGAATTGGaagaggaaactactccttctGGCATTTTTGCAAGAGGCTCCTACTTTGCTGCATCCAAG ATGGTAGATGATGATGGGAAATGCTATTTGGAAGTGAGCTACTATTTTGAAATCCAAAAGAAGTGGCCCTCACCTCCTTGA